tATATATTAAGgtaaacaacaaaaatgtttatatattgtcCCGTGTGTTATTAGGGCAGCATTTCAAATGTATTTGCATTAGTTTGTTTTGTCTAGTTTTTTTGTGTTacataaaatgtcctattccatgtttattttaatgtgtCTGTGCTTATACAGTGTTGGGTTTTATATGCAATTGTGCCCATTTTAGCAGCTCACATATAATAtctgatacaggtatcggaccccttttccggaaacctgttatccagaaagctccgaattacggaatgcccgtctcccatagactccattttaatcaaataattcagaattttaaaactgacttcctttttctatgtagaaataagacagaaccttgtaattgattccaactaagatataattaatccttattggatgcaaaacaatcctattgggtttaattaatggtttattgatttattagcagacttaaggtattaagatccaaattacggaaagaccccttatccggaatacccttggtcccgagcattctggataatgggtcctatacctgtacaagtactTGTAGGAACACAGGGAACTCACATCCACTGACTTTAGATGAAATCAACCATTCTCACATCTGAGGCCAATGCCAAATGTGCCCATCCACCTGCAGTAGCCTACTGGGAGTCTGTTCATGTAGTGAGTGGTACTATGCACTGCTACACTAGGAGGGGGGAATacaaaaaagtggagtaaagcaaaACTGGTATAGAAGTCTATTGTCATTGCTTATTGCATTttttgaatatataaaaaaatttggAGTACAGTGGTgtaataattgtgattttttatttaatgattttctggtgcaaacaaacattttattttaatttcaccTTAAAACCACATTTGTGAATTTGCCTCCAGAAGAGCAACCTTCCTTCTAAAAACATTGACTAAGTGAATTCTGTAGGGGTGCAGGAATGCTGTACTGTAAGTAGACTTTTTTGCCCTCTCACCTGGCAATTACTAAGAAATTACACTGCCGGAACACAACTGTAATCCCAGTGCGAAGGAATCTAGATGATAACTAGAGCTAAGGGCATACTCTGGTGACACATACAGAAGCTTATAGCCACTGCTTGTAGCTACATTTCTCTTATTGGAGAAAACAATGCTGGTCCCTGAGGTTTAACATGATAGAAATCTAAATAAAGGCAGCAACAAGTGACACCTTGTAGTTGCAAAGATCCTGTGAATctgcacttatttatttttttttgttttaccaaaAACATTTCAGCAGTGCATTTTGGCTTCTGTGGTTGCCCTTGGCATTTTGGTGGCAACATGTAATGCCGCCTGCTTCAATCAGCCGCCTGAACTGAAGGAAAACCTGGAAGGTAAGTCCAGTGTTGCATGGCTGCAGTATTAAGTCTAGCTTACAGGGTATGATCAAGTTATTGTAGTATTTGCAGGGCTCCTtaccaggcctagactggcaatctgtggattctggcaaatgccaggggggctgctgtaagttgccatagacagtcactatttagtgggctggtgggggctgtttgggcctctgtgcacctggaatgccagggcctattttgactcccaatccagacctgctcCTTACATCCACCTGGCCACTCCCCTGACCCACCCAAACTACAACCTGATGAACACACACCCCCTTTTGTGCAAGTCACAAAGGACTGGGGCTCGCAGTTAAGTTTCATTGGGGACCCATTAACATGGTGGCAGGGCCCacaacttggggggggggcaggtttccATAGGCCAATAATTGGGGCTGGTGCTAACTTACTagcatggggccccatgattagtGATCCGGCGCTAAAGGGTTCACAGATAAAGATTTGCACCGGATAGTTTATAAAAGGCATACTGGCATTTCCCTGTAGAATGTGCCATTATCTTTTTAAGACTAACAAGAAAATGAATTGGTAAACCTTAAATTATGATAAAGCGTGACAATACAGTGTTAAACTGGTACATTTTGGGGGTATCCAACTGATTGGTCTGCATACAAATTTGCCACATATTTGGCCAAATTGCATTGATCCAATCCTTTGGCAAGGATAGCTGCAAATTTCACAAAACATGCAAATGATACTTTTGGTGTAGAAGGGGATTAAATACAGCCAGTATTCAGTTAATGGGGCCAtacacatagggttgccaccttttctagaaaTAAATACTGGCATTTCTACATTTTTATCTTTGTACCCTGAGAAGGCTGTAGTTATTTAGATGGAGGCACAAGACCTATAGTTCTTGGAGCTGTTACAGACAACCAAGGGGAGGGGGTAGGTGAATCTCCAGTAGGTTGCCCTCCCCCCTCCCCGTGTAAAAAAGGAGGGCTATGATGGGCTTAAAAGTtgaggactgatgggaatgggcaAGACTGTCAAAATACTGGCCTGGGCTGCATTAAAAAGCTGCTATGCTCCTTTTTACAACAGGATTGTGTGGCCCCTTGTGTGGCCAATTAGGTGCCAACTTGATCCAAaaggcagcttttatcagcccaggTGGTGGTAAAAATCTAATTTTCAAAttatgtaaagtaaaaaaacGAGTAAGGGTCTGaaacttttacttttatttgaTCTATACCCTAGCATCTAGACAGTTCTACCCTTCTGAGACACTGCTGTGATGTTATGTAATGTACACTTTTATACCAGATATGCCCAATCCATGGCCCTCCAACTTGAACTGCAACATCCAGAGTCTTTTTTGACTACTAAAATTTGTAGTTCATCAGTGCTTAGACAGTTATGGGCTGAACATTGCAGAATATTTGACTGTCTATTCAATAATTGAAAGCAGAAACTTGCTGTTAGCTGAGTATATTTTGTCCTTTACTGATCATCTTTGTGCCTCTACTATATTTTACATGGGGGGAGTTGAATGAATTATAAGGCACTGTCCCTGTATGTCTGTACTTGCTATTTACAGAGATCAGGAGGTTCAATCAGTTTGTGTTTCATGGAAGCtaattcagggttggactgggccagtgggacaccaggaaaataccctGGGGGCTCTGGCCCTCGTTAGTCCTGCCGACCCAGAACCAATCCCTACCAGAAGCAAAGGTGCTCCACCCCATACCTCCCTCCCCCCATCGAGCTTAGGTAAGTATGAGGGGTGGGCTTGGTGGGGCCCCCCCCTGGGGTGGCTGCCAatgtgggccctgcacaccccagtctgaccctgagctaATTTGTTATATTTTCTTCTTAGGTTGCCTTTATAAAGATGAGCTGCATGAATTGGGGAGTGAATTTAGAACTAAAGATTGCTATGACTGTACCTGTTCCATGGACGGCTCAATGAGATGTTGCCAAGCGTAAGTTGCATTTCTGTAGAATTCTCTGAAAATGCAAACAACATAAAGCAATAATGATACAGAGCTCTTATTAGTGCAATACGCCAATTCTTTGGATTCTGTGCTAGACAGTTTCTGCAGAGACGATTTGTAAAGtaataagaaaatatttaataatataacacaatgaatggaaaaaaaaataaataggaaataaaTTTGCCCTTCTATTTGAAATTCCCCACCTTTTAGAGAGGTTTGAGATATTAGGGTGCTTCTTCCTGGCTTGCATTTTATTGGGCAAgggcttaaagggaaacgaaagtcaaagtcacttgggggtgccaaaatgttaggcacccccaagtgactttaaccgcttacctcgtaccccgggctggtgcccctgttaggagaaaacagcaccagcccggggcacctggagcggatcgcttccttcttcctggcttccttttcctgaatgccagcggtgggcgcatgcgcagtagagtgaaaagccgactttaatgtttaagttcggcttttcactctactgcgcatgcgcgcgcagcgaatcagaaggaaggaagcgccggcagctaccccgggctggtgctgttccctcct
The sequence above is a segment of the Xenopus tropicalis strain Nigerian chromosome 7, UCB_Xtro_10.0, whole genome shotgun sequence genome. Coding sequences within it:
- the LOC101733634 gene encoding beta-microseminoprotein isoform X1, translating into MQCILASVVALGILVATCNAACFNQPPELKENLEGCLYKDELHELGSEFRTKDCYDCTCSMDGSMRCCQAYGTPVGYDKKKCKAIFNKKTCTYRVVEKKDRSKECEGHAMVG
- the LOC101733634 gene encoding beta-microseminoprotein isoform X3; the encoded protein is MCILASVVALGILVATCNAACFNQPPELKENLEGCLYKDELHELGSEFRTKDCYDCTCSMDGSMRCCQAYGTPVGYDKKKCKAIFNKKTCTYRVVEKKDRSKECEGHAMVG